One region of Cucurbita pepo subsp. pepo cultivar mu-cu-16 chromosome LG03, ASM280686v2, whole genome shotgun sequence genomic DNA includes:
- the LOC111791692 gene encoding putative pentatricopeptide repeat-containing protein At2g01510, with amino-acid sequence MKPYRAAFVQNLVLRSSQAPNPSLNGKHLIDAHSVKTGFNANTCRSNFQVKNFLQRGDLFHAHQVFDQMPCKNTISLNVMISGYLKFGNLSKARELFDGMLERTAVSWTILIGGYLQSNQSKEACRLYGDMRRGGTEPDYVTLVTLLSGCGELETNNVIVQIHTHVIKLGYECNLMVCNSLVDAYCKTHCLYLASQLFKQMLIKDTVTFNALMTGYSNEGSSEEAIKLFLELQNSGIKPSEFTFAALLCAAVGLDDTNFGQQVHGLIIKTNFVWNVFVGNALLDFYSKHDRVDLARKLFHEMPELDGISYNVVITGHAWNGQFEESFDLFRQLQFTRFDRRQFPFATLLSIATNTLNWRIGRQIHSQAIAVGAYLDPVVENSLVDMYAKCDRYEEAQKIFENITCKSTVPWTVMISAYVQKGRYEEGIKVFIDMQRTGVPSDQATFASILRACANVASICLGRQVHSLLIRSGFMSNVYSGSALLDTYAKCGCMKDAIKSFGEMPERNSVSWNALISAYAQNGNVDGTLDSFQQMIQSGYKPDSVSFLSILSACSHCGFVEEALRHFNSMTQIYEVTPKREHYASMVDVLCRNGRFDEAEKLMAQMPFEPDEIMWSSVLNSCRIHKNHELAKKAADQLFNMEELRDAAPYINMSNIYAVAGQWDNVAKVKKAMRDRGVRKVPAYSWVEIKHQTHVFSANDKSHPQMKKILRKIDALTKQMEKKGYKPDTTCALHDVDEVIKIESLKYHSERLAIAFALLNTPDGSPIVVMKNLRACTDCHAAIKVISQIVGREIVVRDSSRFHHFKDGFCSCGDYW; translated from the coding sequence ATGAAGCCATATAGAGCGGCTTTTGTTCAAAACCTTGTTCTAAGAAGTTCTCAAGCTCCAAACCCATCCTTGAATGGTAAGCATCTTATTGATGCCCACAGCGTCAAAACTGGCTTCAATGCAAATACATGCCGCTCTAATTTCCAGGTCAAAAACTTTCTCCAAAGAGGGGATCTTTTCCATGCACATCAGGTATTTGATCAAATGCCTTGCAAGAACACGATCTCTCTCAATGTGATGATTTCTGGTTACCTTAAGTTTGGGAACTTATCTAAAGCTAGAGAGTTGTTTGATGGCATGCTGGAACGGACGGCAGTGTCGTGGACGATTTTGATTGGTGGCTATTTGCAATCTAATCAATCTAAAGAAGCGTGTAGGCTTTATGGTGATATGAGAAGGGGAGGGACAGAACCAGATTATGTGACTCTAGTGACTTTGTTATCAGGCTGTGGTGAATTGGAAACTAACAATGTGATTGTTCAAATCCACACCCATGTCATTAAACTTGGATATGAGTGCAACCTCATGGTTTGCAACTCGTTGGTTGATGCTTATTGCAAAACCCATTGCTTATATTTGGCCAGCCAGCTCTTCAAGCAAATGTTAATCAAAGACACAGTGACCTTCAATGCATTAATGACCGGTTACTCAAATGAGGGATCAAGTGAAGAAGCAATAAAGCTCTTTCTTGAGCTACAGAATAGTGGAATAAAGCCTTCAGAATTTACGTTTGCAGCCCTCCTATGTGCTGCTGTTGGTCTAGATGACACAAATTTTGGACAACAAGTTCATGGTCTTATTATCAAGACCAACTTCGTTTGGAATGTGTTTGTGGGAAATGCATTACTAGATTTCTACTCAAAGCACGACCGAGTGGATTTGGCAAGGAAGCTTTTTCATGAGATGCCAGAGTTGGATGGAATATCATATAATGTAGTCATCACAGGCCATGCTTGGAATGGGCAATTCGAAGAATCTTTTGATCTTTTTAGGCAATTACAATTTACTAGATTTGACCGGAGGCAATTCCCTTTTGCAACACTATTAAGCATAGCTACAAATACTCTTAATTGGAGAATTGGTAGGCAAATTCATTCTCAGGCAATTGCAGTTGGAGCATATTTAGACCCTGTGGTAGAAAATTCTTTGGTTGACATGTATGCCAAATGTGACAGATATGAGGAAGCTCAGAAGATATTTGAGAATATTACCTGCAAAAGTACAGTGCCATGGACTGTAATGATCTCAGCCTACGTTCAGAAGGGAAGGTATGAAGAAGGAATAAAGGTATTCATTGACATGCAAAGAACTGGTGTGCCTTCTGATCAGGCAACCTTTGCTAGTATCCTTAGAGCATGTGCAAATGTGGCTTCAATTTGTTTGGGAAGGCAAGTGCATTCATTGCTAATTCGATCAGGGTTTATGTCCAACGTATATTCTGGAAGTGCGTTGCTAGATACATATGCAAAATGTGGTTGCATGAAAGATGCAATAAAATCTTTTGGAGAGATGCCTGAGAGGAATTCTGTTTCGTGGAATGCTTTAATCTCAGCTTATGCACAGAATGGGAATGTTGATGGCACACTTGATTCATTTCAGCAGATGATTCAATCAGGTTATAAGCCAGATTCTGTTAGTTTTCTCAGCATTCTGTCAGCTTGCAGTCACTGTGGTTTTGTTGAAGAAGCTCTTCGGCACTTCAACTCCATGACTCAAATTTATGAAGTTACTCCAAAGAGAGAGCACTATGCATCAATGGTCGATGTATTGTGCCGAAATGGAAGATTTGATGAAGCTGAAAAGTTGATGGCCCAAATGCCATTTGAGCCTGATGAGATTATGTGGTCGTCGGTATTAAACTCATGCAGAATTCATAAGAATCATGAGTTGGCTAAGAAAGCAGCAGATCAGCTTTTTAATATGGAAGAGCTTCGAGATGCTGCTCCTTATATCAACATGTCCAATATTTATGCTGTAGCTGGTCAGTGGGACAATGTTGCAAAGGTCAAGAAGGCAATGAGGGACCGAGGGGTTAGAAAGGTCCCGGCTTATAGTTGGGTTGAAATTAAACATCAGACTCATGTATTCTCAGCAAACGATAAATCCCATCCTCAGATGAAGAAGATTTTGAGAAAGATTGATGCATTGACGAAGCAGATGGAGAAGAAAGGATATAAGCCAGACACAACTTGTGCCCTTCACGATGTGGATGAGGTTATTAAGATTGAGTCTCTTAAATACCACAGTGAACGCTTAGCAATTGCATTTGCCCTACTCAACACACCAGATGGGTCGCCAATAGTGGTAATGAAAAACTTGAGAGCTTGTACGGACTGTCATGCTGCAATCAAGGTGATCTCGCAGATTGTTGGAAGGGAAATTGTTGTTAGAGATTCAAGTAGGTTTCATCATTTTAAAGACGGCTTTTGCTCCTGTGGGGATTATTGGTGA